In Bradysia coprophila strain Holo2 unplaced genomic scaffold, BU_Bcop_v1 contig_24, whole genome shotgun sequence, one genomic interval encodes:
- the LOC119077924 gene encoding uncharacterized protein LOC119077924, whose product MTLHCKIFILSNVLWLTAALRTDDWPPQLIIDMFADKLHQIRQCQDEHNIDARTLIEFEESSDLKNLPNDQSLKCFMLCTYKVFKLVVPDSPKLQLVEFFGALSTLEYDARTIYLKMASGCKLRSKDMCEAVYQVNVCMKKNYNAYYYLVDGSDFWIQRAKAKSSNTNNNVTLVSEAVSPSET is encoded by the exons ATGACTTTGCActgtaaaattttcatactaTCGAACGTATTGTGGCTAACCGCTGCACTTAGAACGGATGAT TGGCCCCCTCAATTGATTATTGACATGTTCGCCGATAAGTTACATCAAATAAGACAATGCCAAGATGAGCATAATATTGATGCGCGCacattaattgaatttgagGAATCTTctgatttgaaaaatttaccaaatgaTCAGTCGTTAAAATGCTTCATGTTATGCACATACAAGGTATTTAAACTTGTGGTTCCGGATAGTCCAAAACTTCAATTAGTGGAATTTTTTGGTGCACTTTCTACCTTGGAATATGACGCTCGAaccatttatttgaaaatggcGTCAGGGTGCAAGTTACGGTCAAAAGATATGTGCGAAGCAGTATATCAAGTCAATGTTTGCATGAAAAAGAATTATAATGCTTACTACTATTTAGTGGATGGTTCGGATTTTTGGATTCAAAGAGCAAAGGCAAAGAGTTCAAATACTAATAATAATGTCACGCTAGTAAGTGAAGCAGTTTCACCGAGTGAAACATGA